The proteins below are encoded in one region of Candidatus Hydrogenedentota bacterium:
- a CDS encoding sulfite exporter TauE/SafE family protein — MEIWYTILLAIAGLIAGFLNVLAGGGSLLVLPIMVLLLGMPGPLANGTTRLAILAQNISAIAGFRKKGFSDFRLSLSLALCALPGAALGAYYGTKLDGVWFNRTLALVMIGVMIIMAFDKKKPKKRPAESPEDPGARDAIASPDMTPRQRLAGHGLMVLVGFYGGFIQAGVGFILMAVLHRVMGLDLVRTNMHKVFIVAAYTVVAIALFAGSGNILWGYALILAIAMAAGGWIGSHLAVTKGEGLIRVVLNITLAILIVKLLF, encoded by the coding sequence ATGGAAATCTGGTATACTATCCTCCTCGCCATCGCCGGCCTGATCGCGGGCTTCCTGAACGTCCTCGCCGGCGGCGGATCCCTCCTCGTCCTCCCCATCATGGTGCTCCTGCTCGGCATGCCCGGCCCCCTCGCCAACGGCACCACCCGCCTCGCCATCCTCGCGCAGAACATCTCCGCCATCGCCGGCTTCCGAAAAAAAGGCTTCTCCGATTTCCGGCTCAGCCTCTCGCTCGCCCTCTGCGCGCTGCCGGGCGCCGCCCTGGGCGCCTACTACGGCACAAAGCTCGACGGCGTCTGGTTCAACCGAACCCTCGCCCTGGTCATGATCGGCGTCATGATCATCATGGCCTTCGACAAGAAAAAGCCGAAGAAAAGGCCTGCGGAAAGCCCCGAGGATCCCGGCGCGCGGGATGCAATCGCTTCCCCCGACATGACGCCCAGGCAACGCCTCGCTGGACACGGCCTCATGGTGCTCGTCGGCTTCTACGGCGGATTCATTCAAGCGGGGGTGGGCTTCATCCTGATGGCGGTGCTCCACCGCGTCATGGGCCTCGATCTCGTGCGGACGAACATGCACAAAGTGTTCATCGTAGCAGCCTACACCGTCGTCGCCATCGCTCTGTTTGCCGGCAGCGGCAATATCCTCTGGGGATACGCCCTGATACTCGCCATCGCCATGGCCGCCGGCGGCTGGATCGGCTCCCACCTCGCCGTAACGAAAGGCGAAGGACTCATTCGCGTGGTGCTCAACATCACGCTGGCCATCCTCATCGTGAAACTGCTCTTCTAA
- a CDS encoding FAD-dependent oxidoreductase — translation MSKHPRILVIGGVAGGASAATRARRCNEHAEITLLEKDGYVSFANCGLPYYLGGEIVEREKLLVAKPALFENRFRIRVKQLHEAIRIDREKKAVEGVNHETGERFVEMYDKLILAPGAAPIIPELPGANADNVFALRNVEDTDAIKAFLDTRKPARAVVVGAGFIGLEMVEQFHRLGIAVDVVELAPQLLAPLDPEMAGMVEETLRKHGVGVYVGTGLKAFQCEGTSVTGVVLDNGLGLPADMVVLGMGVRPSVTLAMDAGLEIGPTGGIAINAYCQTNDPDIYAAGDAVEYPLTYADTPMRVPLAGPANRAGRTAGEHAATGKAQPLGRVQGSAIVRVFDVTAASTGMSEKAAARLGKTAASVVVTGAHHAGYYPGAERLVLKLIYDPAGGKVLGAQAAGGAGVDKRIDVIATALHFGATVYDLATLDLCYAPPFGSAKDPVHMAAFVACNHLDGLVPVAAPRVPLDGMQLVDVRTEEEVACMRLPGAIHIPIEQLRAELGQLDPSLPTAVLCHSGLRSHLGARILMQHGFDHVVNITGGMFLQQYARPELVER, via the coding sequence ATGTCCAAGCACCCCCGTATCCTGGTCATAGGCGGCGTTGCCGGAGGCGCAAGCGCCGCAACCCGCGCCCGCCGGTGCAACGAGCACGCCGAGATCACCCTCCTCGAAAAGGACGGCTACGTTTCCTTTGCAAACTGCGGTTTACCCTACTATCTCGGAGGCGAGATTGTGGAGCGGGAGAAGCTGCTGGTGGCGAAGCCGGCGCTTTTCGAGAACCGGTTTCGGATCCGGGTGAAGCAACTGCACGAGGCGATCCGGATCGATCGGGAGAAGAAGGCGGTGGAGGGAGTCAACCACGAAACCGGCGAGCGGTTTGTCGAGATGTATGACAAGCTCATTCTGGCGCCCGGCGCGGCCCCGATAATTCCGGAGCTGCCGGGCGCGAACGCGGATAACGTGTTCGCCCTGCGGAATGTGGAGGATACGGACGCCATCAAGGCGTTTCTCGACACGCGAAAGCCGGCGCGCGCGGTGGTGGTGGGGGCGGGCTTCATCGGGCTGGAGATGGTGGAGCAGTTTCACCGGCTCGGCATCGCGGTGGATGTGGTTGAACTCGCGCCGCAACTGCTGGCGCCGCTCGACCCCGAGATGGCCGGCATGGTGGAGGAGACGCTCCGTAAGCACGGGGTTGGCGTGTACGTCGGCACGGGATTGAAGGCGTTCCAGTGCGAGGGAACTTCGGTAACGGGGGTGGTGCTGGACAACGGGCTTGGCCTGCCGGCCGACATGGTGGTGCTGGGCATGGGCGTGCGCCCGTCGGTGACGCTGGCGATGGACGCGGGGCTGGAAATCGGGCCAACGGGCGGCATCGCCATCAATGCGTACTGCCAGACGAACGATCCCGACATTTACGCGGCGGGAGATGCCGTGGAGTACCCGCTTACGTATGCGGATACGCCCATGCGGGTCCCGCTGGCGGGTCCGGCGAATCGCGCGGGTCGTACGGCGGGCGAGCACGCGGCCACGGGCAAGGCCCAACCACTGGGCCGGGTGCAGGGTTCGGCCATTGTGCGCGTGTTCGATGTGACCGCGGCCTCGACCGGCATGAGCGAGAAGGCCGCGGCGCGCCTGGGCAAGACCGCGGCATCGGTGGTCGTGACGGGCGCGCATCACGCGGGGTATTACCCCGGCGCAGAGCGGCTGGTGCTCAAGCTGATTTACGACCCCGCCGGCGGGAAGGTGCTCGGCGCGCAGGCGGCGGGCGGGGCCGGGGTGGACAAGCGAATAGACGTGATCGCCACGGCGCTGCATTTCGGCGCGACGGTGTACGACCTGGCGACGCTGGATCTTTGTTACGCGCCACCGTTCGGGAGCGCGAAGGACCCCGTTCACATGGCGGCGTTCGTGGCGTGCAACCACCTGGACGGGCTGGTTCCGGTGGCGGCGCCGCGCGTACCGCTGGACGGCATGCAGCTGGTGGATGTGCGGACGGAGGAGGAGGTGGCTTGCATGCGCCTGCCGGGCGCGATCCATATCCCAATCGAGCAGCTTCGCGCGGAACTAGGCCAGCTTGATCCTTCGTTGCCCACGGCGGTGCTCTGCCACTCGGGGCTGCGGTCTCACCTTGGCGCGCGCATTCTGATGCAGCACGGTTTCGACCACGTGGTCAATATTACGGGCGGCATGTTTCTGCAGCAGTACGCGCGCCCGGAGCTGGTGGAGCGCTGA
- a CDS encoding histidine phosphatase family protein, producing the protein MKTLLIMRHAKSSWKQEGQPDHDRPLNDRGKRDAPRMGRLLARQGLRPDRILCSSAKRARRTAEGLAGPLDCAGAIELRDDLYAAGPNAYLDALRALPPEVRTAMVIGHDPALSELVCALAGEALEMPTAAIACFSLNLLTWDALAMDTPREMHGLWLPRELPASEP; encoded by the coding sequence ATGAAAACACTTCTGATCATGCGCCACGCCAAGTCCTCCTGGAAGCAGGAGGGCCAGCCCGACCACGATCGCCCACTCAATGATCGCGGCAAGCGCGACGCGCCGCGAATGGGACGACTCCTCGCCCGGCAGGGGCTTCGCCCGGACCGCATCCTCTGTTCCAGCGCCAAACGCGCCCGAAGAACCGCCGAAGGACTGGCCGGCCCACTCGATTGCGCCGGCGCAATCGAACTCCGCGACGATCTCTATGCCGCCGGTCCCAATGCCTACCTCGACGCCCTGCGCGCCCTCCCGCCCGAAGTCCGCACCGCCATGGTCATCGGGCATGACCCCGCCCTCTCCGAATTGGTATGCGCGCTCGCCGGTGAGGCCCTCGAAATGCCCACCGCCGCGATAGCGTGCTTCTCCCTTAACCTGTTGACCTGGGACGCGCTCGCCATGGACACGCCCCGCGAAATGCACGGACTCTGGCTCCCCAGGGAGCTCCCGGCATCCGAACCATGA
- a CDS encoding acyl-CoA dehydrogenase family protein: protein MTHDNPTDILRIDETWAPDHQALVAPVRRFVEEDVLPRIARCHQHESFPEELIAPLKALGILEAVADASLDPITYGLISRELERGSSTLRSFLSVQGSLVIGAIQQFGSTEQQNQWLGPLGRLDAWGCFGLTEPDCGSNPAGMQTRAERTAGGFRLTGAKCWITNGVRANVAVIWAKLDGQVCGFLVETDRPGFSATLMKGKWSFRSSETAQLFLDGVEVPESALLPGANSLGAALKCLARARYTIAWGVCGAAAACLEETLAYLKDRTQFGGKPLASHQLIQYKLAWMAADLAAMTLIAKQLGDIKATGEPEPAQIALAKMHNCRKALEIARTCRELLGANGIHDEYHIGRRMVDLETVLTYEGTENIHALTIGAAMTGIKAFE, encoded by the coding sequence ATGACACACGATAACCCCACCGACATCCTCCGCATCGACGAAACGTGGGCCCCGGACCATCAGGCCCTGGTGGCGCCCGTACGCCGTTTCGTCGAGGAGGACGTCCTGCCCCGCATCGCCCGCTGCCACCAGCACGAATCCTTCCCCGAGGAACTGATCGCGCCCCTGAAAGCGCTGGGCATTCTGGAGGCCGTGGCCGACGCCTCCCTCGACCCGATCACCTACGGCCTCATCAGCCGCGAACTGGAGCGCGGCAGTTCAACCCTGCGCAGTTTCCTCAGCGTGCAGGGTTCCCTCGTGATCGGCGCCATCCAGCAATTCGGCTCGACCGAACAGCAAAACCAATGGCTCGGCCCCCTCGGACGCCTCGACGCCTGGGGCTGCTTCGGACTCACCGAACCCGACTGCGGCAGCAACCCCGCGGGCATGCAAACGCGCGCCGAACGTACCGCCGGCGGATTCCGCCTCACCGGCGCCAAGTGCTGGATCACGAATGGTGTCCGCGCAAACGTCGCGGTGATCTGGGCAAAGCTGGACGGCCAGGTCTGCGGCTTCCTCGTTGAAACCGATCGGCCCGGCTTTTCCGCCACGCTCATGAAGGGCAAATGGAGCTTCCGCAGCAGCGAAACGGCCCAGCTCTTCCTGGACGGCGTGGAGGTCCCCGAAAGCGCCCTGCTGCCCGGCGCGAACTCCCTCGGCGCGGCCCTCAAATGCCTCGCGCGCGCCCGCTACACGATTGCCTGGGGCGTATGCGGGGCCGCGGCGGCCTGCCTCGAAGAAACCCTCGCCTACCTCAAGGACCGCACCCAGTTCGGCGGGAAACCCCTCGCCAGCCACCAGTTGATCCAGTACAAACTCGCCTGGATGGCCGCCGATCTCGCCGCCATGACCCTCATCGCGAAACAGCTCGGCGATATCAAGGCCACTGGCGAGCCGGAACCCGCCCAGATCGCCCTCGCCAAGATGCACAACTGCCGCAAGGCCCTCGAAATCGCCCGCACCTGCCGCGAACTCCTGGGCGCCAACGGGATTCATGACGAATACCACATCGGACGGCGCATGGTGGACCTGGAGACCGTGCTGACCTACGAGGGCACGGAAAACATCCACGCCCTAACCATCGGGGCCGCCATGACCGGCATCAAGGCTTTCGAGTGA